A genomic stretch from Dehalococcoidia bacterium includes:
- a CDS encoding MFS transporter — protein MSIASGINFHGFGNFIIPLGEEFGWSRTTISVVFSVARLESGLIGPVEGWAVDRFGPRRLIAVGIPLMGLGYMAMSRIDGLLAFFFVYVFMIALGNSLGMSTPITASVANWFNRKRGLAFGIMWSGVGVGGLFVPALGWLVETYGWRPAALFVGVFIAVLGVPVAAVMRHRPETYGYYPDGIVPEEVRASGAARRPVLPDLSNDFTAREALQTSSFWYLTLSIMARSLVSGGIGLHLVPFFIDLGASSVTAAALAGSVGLMSIPGRFGLSALGDYVNKRYVMVASLALMSVSIVFMARAPSVAAVIPILVAFSASQGGISVIPQSLIADYFGRRSYATIQGFRSTIQMLGIIVGPIISGYVYDTTGSYTIAFFSFSGAALVSMVLVFMARAPVKSRQTQRARS, from the coding sequence ATGTCCATCGCGTCTGGAATAAATTTCCACGGCTTCGGAAACTTCATCATACCGCTCGGCGAAGAGTTCGGGTGGAGCCGAACAACAATCTCTGTTGTTTTCAGCGTGGCGCGGCTGGAGTCCGGCCTCATTGGCCCTGTTGAAGGGTGGGCCGTCGACCGCTTTGGGCCTCGCAGACTGATTGCGGTAGGCATACCGCTCATGGGCCTGGGCTATATGGCGATGAGCCGTATCGACGGGCTGCTGGCGTTCTTCTTCGTCTACGTGTTCATGATCGCCCTTGGCAACAGCTTGGGCATGAGTACGCCCATTACCGCTTCCGTTGCAAACTGGTTCAACCGGAAGCGCGGTCTGGCATTCGGGATCATGTGGTCTGGTGTTGGCGTTGGGGGGCTGTTCGTGCCTGCCCTGGGATGGCTTGTTGAGACGTATGGATGGCGCCCGGCGGCGCTATTCGTTGGGGTGTTCATAGCAGTCCTGGGGGTACCTGTCGCAGCAGTCATGCGACATAGACCTGAGACGTACGGCTACTACCCGGATGGAATCGTACCAGAGGAAGTCAGAGCTTCAGGGGCAGCCCGTAGGCCTGTCCTACCCGACCTATCGAACGACTTCACAGCGCGCGAGGCGCTGCAAACGTCCAGCTTCTGGTATTTGACACTGTCCATCATGGCCCGTTCGCTGGTTAGCGGAGGAATTGGGCTACACCTTGTACCGTTCTTCATAGATCTCGGGGCGTCAAGCGTCACGGCAGCCGCGCTCGCCGGTTCTGTAGGGCTGATGAGTATACCCGGACGATTCGGACTTAGTGCTCTTGGCGACTACGTTAACAAGCGCTACGTGATGGTTGCCTCGCTTGCTTTGATGTCAGTATCAATCGTCTTTATGGCCCGCGCCCCAAGCGTAGCTGCCGTGATACCTATTCTCGTTGCGTTCTCAGCGTCTCAGGGAGGCATTTCCGTGATCCCACAATCTCTGATTGCGGACTACTTCGGACGCCGTTCATATGCGACGATCCAGGGATTCAGGTCCACAATCCAGATGCTTGGGATCATTGTCGGACCCATCATCAGCGGATACGTCTACGATACTACCGGCAGCTATACCATCGCCTTCTTTTCCTTCTCCGGTGCCGCACTGGTATCCATGGTCCTGGTCTTCATGGCCAGGGCACCTGTCAAGTCGCGGCAGACACAGAGAGCGCGCTCGTAG
- a CDS encoding aminomethyl transferase family protein, whose translation MGETLVIDGLKKRILPVNLRQSGNSDAKMLISTRVRKSPWWHMSKAAGCWAYTVYNHLYHPRAYIKPEDGGLMAEYETLTNHVSMWDVAVERQIQVKGPDAAAFVDYLITRDVYERVPTMQARYVILCNQHGGIINDPVLLRVADDEFWFSISDSDVLLWAQGVNSTGRFNAEVHEIDVSPVQIQGPKSVDLLEKMVGSHVREIPYYGLIHDKVNGYPVTISRTGFSAEVGFEIYLHNAMLYSDEIWPYIMEQGEEFNLGVIAPSHIRRLEAGILSYGQDMDIESNPFEVRLGWQVDLQKGDYIGKEALARIKDEGVQQRLVGLRVGGEPITWYNEDFYLVKDRGSGDDVGYVTSAFWSPAQGSNIALAVMPRSHWRRGTEVKVQLPKDGIVDAQVVQVPFVDPTKELPKTALAAAI comes from the coding sequence TGGTGGCACATGTCGAAGGCCGCAGGCTGCTGGGCATACACGGTTTACAACCACCTTTATCACCCTCGCGCGTACATCAAACCCGAAGACGGTGGCCTTATGGCCGAGTACGAGACATTAACGAATCACGTGAGTATGTGGGACGTCGCCGTCGAACGTCAGATTCAGGTCAAAGGCCCTGACGCAGCCGCATTTGTGGACTACCTGATCACACGTGACGTTTACGAGCGTGTCCCTACCATGCAGGCCCGCTACGTGATCCTGTGCAACCAGCACGGTGGCATAATCAACGACCCGGTGCTCCTGCGCGTAGCCGATGACGAGTTTTGGTTCAGCATCTCAGATTCGGATGTCCTTCTTTGGGCGCAGGGTGTCAACTCCACGGGCAGGTTCAACGCGGAAGTTCACGAGATAGACGTTTCGCCAGTGCAGATTCAGGGTCCCAAGTCTGTAGATCTACTCGAAAAGATGGTGGGCTCCCACGTGAGGGAGATACCCTACTACGGACTGATCCACGATAAGGTGAACGGCTATCCAGTGACGATTTCGCGAACCGGCTTCTCCGCGGAGGTTGGTTTCGAGATCTACCTGCACAACGCGATGCTCTACTCGGACGAGATCTGGCCTTACATCATGGAACAGGGTGAGGAGTTCAATCTGGGAGTCATTGCCCCAAGCCATATCCGGCGACTGGAAGCCGGTATTCTCTCCTACGGCCAGGACATGGACATCGAGAGTAACCCCTTCGAGGTGCGTCTCGGCTGGCAGGTCGATCTGCAGAAGGGTGACTACATAGGCAAGGAAGCTCTGGCCAGGATTAAGGATGAGGGAGTGCAGCAGCGGCTTGTCGGACTGCGAGTGGGAGGCGAACCCATCACCTGGTACAACGAGGACTTTTACCTCGTAAAGGACAGGGGCTCCGGCGACGACGTGGGCTACGTCACGAGCGCCTTCTGGTCGCCCGCCCAGGGTTCGAATATCGCCCTAGCCGTGATGCCGAGGTCACACTGGCGACGCGGCACTGAGGTCAAGGTCCAACTTCCGAAGGACGGAATCGTCGATGCCCAGGTGGTGCAGGTGCCGTTTGTTGACCCCACCAAGGAGCTTCCCAAGACGGCTCTGGCAGCTGCGATCTAA